From Miscanthus floridulus cultivar M001 chromosome 15, ASM1932011v1, whole genome shotgun sequence, the proteins below share one genomic window:
- the LOC136507329 gene encoding uncharacterized protein encodes MERLIRRNKHYVLVNGKLMQKNAKEELLQKCISQEEGVALLQEIHTRSYGNHAASRSLVGKAFQWIEYKLLVQSTAKKAAELFNDIIYRFGLPNSIIIDLGSTFTDSDFWDFCEDRCISIKYVSVAYPRANGQVE; translated from the exons ATGGAACGCCTAATTCGCCGCAACAAGCATTACGTGCTAGTCAATGGCAAGCTAATGCagaagaatgcaaaggaggaattgCTTCAGAAGTGCATATCTCAGGAAGAAGGAGTGGCATTGCTTCAAGAAATCCACACTAGATCCTACGGCAACCATGCAGCCTCTAGAAgtctagtcggcaaagctttccaa tggatcgagtacaagctGCTCGTCCAGTCTACAGCAAAGAAAGCAGCGGAGCTCTTCAACGACATCATCTATAGGTTTGGGCTACCGAATAGTATCATCATCGACCTTGGTTCTACATTTACCGACAGCGACTTCTGGGATTTCTGCGAGGATCGGTGCATATCCATTAAGTATGTATCGGTCGCGTACCCCAGGGCTAATGGCCAGGTTGAGTGA